One window of Actinomycetota bacterium genomic DNA carries:
- a CDS encoding ABC transporter substrate-binding protein translates to MRAIRILLACTVAASAACAPARGDDEMVVGAVYPTGGSHGTGGVEEWWGAELAAEYANRGAERPVRLELVRTETADAAPGAIRSLRDRGAEVVIGSYGSTISRTAAATASKLGLVYWETGAVGELSMQSALGERVFRVPAAGGVLGRNAVTYVDEQLGLPEPLRWAVAYVDDVYGRSVGLGAIEQAEASGHEVAARLPYSPTDDMGEVAQRVADSGANALAVAAYLEDGVALRQALLARQVPLLVSIGTSSSFCMIEFGKRLGDDAIGLLASDKPNGDAMAPVDLSPDARAALEWARTRYREKHGAGMTAPALAGFAGAWALFSHVLPAAEDGSAGSVAAAAVRTKLPPGGLPNGSGLDLVPPGEADAGSNRAATSVIWKWVAREQRAVVWPPSYAAPGAA, encoded by the coding sequence ATGAGAGCGATACGTATCCTGCTCGCGTGCACGGTGGCTGCGTCCGCGGCGTGCGCTCCCGCCCGCGGTGACGACGAGATGGTCGTCGGCGCTGTTTACCCGACCGGTGGGAGCCACGGGACCGGCGGCGTCGAGGAGTGGTGGGGAGCGGAGCTCGCCGCCGAGTACGCGAACCGGGGGGCGGAGCGCCCCGTCCGGCTGGAGCTGGTGCGTACCGAGACCGCCGACGCCGCGCCCGGGGCGATCAGATCGCTGCGCGACCGGGGGGCCGAGGTGGTGATCGGGAGCTACGGCAGCACCATCTCCCGGACGGCGGCCGCCACGGCGTCGAAGCTCGGGCTCGTCTACTGGGAGACGGGGGCGGTCGGAGAGCTCTCGATGCAGAGCGCGCTCGGGGAGCGGGTCTTCAGGGTGCCCGCGGCCGGCGGTGTCCTGGGACGCAACGCCGTGACCTACGTCGACGAGCAGCTCGGGCTCCCCGAGCCCCTGCGCTGGGCGGTCGCCTACGTCGACGACGTGTACGGACGCAGCGTCGGCCTCGGGGCGATCGAGCAGGCGGAGGCGTCCGGACACGAGGTGGCCGCCCGGCTCCCCTACTCCCCCACCGACGACATGGGGGAGGTCGCGCAGCGGGTGGCGGACAGCGGGGCGAACGCGCTCGCCGTGGCCGCCTACCTGGAGGACGGGGTAGCCCTGCGGCAGGCCCTGCTGGCCAGGCAGGTCCCGCTGCTGGTGAGCATCGGGACCTCCTCGTCGTTCTGCATGATCGAGTTCGGGAAGCGACTGGGCGACGACGCCATCGGGCTCCTCGCCTCCGACAAGCCCAACGGCGACGCGATGGCTCCCGTCGACCTGTCTCCCGACGCCCGGGCCGCCCTCGAGTGGGCCCGGACCCGCTACCGCGAGAAGCACGGTGCCGGGATGACCGCTCCTGCCCTGGCCGGCTTCGCCGGGGCATGGGCGCTGTTCTCCCACGTCCTGCCCGCGGCCGAGGACGGCTCGGCCGGGTCGGTCGCGGCGGCCGCGGTCCGGACGAAGCTGCCGCCCGGAGGACTGCCCAACGGCAGCGGACTGGACCTCGTCCCGCCCGGGGAGGCGGATGCGGGCTCGAACAGGGCAGCCACGAGCGTGATCTGGAAGTGGGTGGCGCGCGAGCAGCGGGCGGTCGTCTGGCCGCCGTCCTACGCCGCGCCGGGTGCGGCATGA
- a CDS encoding CPBP family glutamic-type intramembrane protease: protein MTAAVAPLQVRLIAAGVLAAGTAALAGRVVAPGSVLVLVAVGAAALLAPVPHDPTPAAMAPHLVFLAGAVGVAVAAAAAPAPPVPFWWWGATAAVLAAVAEEAFFRRLMYGWLSRWGAGWAVGIGAVAFALVHVGAYGWWIVPLDLAIGLVFGWQRWASGTWTVPAATHAAANLMLMTG from the coding sequence ATGACCGCCGCCGTCGCCCCGCTCCAGGTGCGCCTGATCGCGGCGGGAGTCCTGGCGGCCGGCACCGCGGCGCTGGCCGGCCGGGTGGTCGCACCCGGCAGCGTCCTCGTCCTCGTCGCGGTGGGGGCGGCCGCACTGCTCGCTCCCGTCCCGCACGACCCCACCCCGGCGGCGATGGCTCCCCACCTCGTGTTCCTGGCCGGCGCGGTCGGCGTGGCCGTCGCGGCGGCGGCCGCTCCCGCTCCCCCGGTCCCCTTCTGGTGGTGGGGGGCGACCGCAGCCGTGCTGGCCGCCGTGGCGGAGGAGGCGTTCTTCAGGCGCCTCATGTACGGGTGGCTGTCGCGGTGGGGCGCCGGCTGGGCCGTCGGCATCGGCGCCGTCGCCTTCGCCCTCGTGCACGTGGGCGCCTACGGATGGTGGATCGTGCCGCTGGACCTGGCGATAGGGCTCGTGTTCGGCTGGCAGCGTTGGGCGTCGGGAACCTGGACCGTACCGGCCGCTACGCACGCGGCCGCCAACCTCATGTTGATGACGGGGTGA